A single window of Ananas comosus cultivar F153 linkage group 19, ASM154086v1, whole genome shotgun sequence DNA harbors:
- the LOC109724896 gene encoding LOW QUALITY PROTEIN: histone-lysine N-methyltransferase TRX1-like (The sequence of the model RefSeq protein was modified relative to this genomic sequence to represent the inferred CDS: substituted 1 base at 1 genomic stop codon), whose translation MALAIGGFVHEEEEVDHPMRYLPLGRVYSSTAPFASPSRSSNAIARKVRARRPDAALGGRDGDGDGDGDGGGGGGGGNGRDEVKEEAGEESGCEKEPFDVDDSGRGVAEKPILVYYRRRKKKACVEVPPRPGGSGDGEQACANSVGDDPVVIRRNVANYELLRLGAGSGCANGVSLRRLRGSSEVKRNNIAGVKRKERGVVKGSLWTGKKWVELEIEGADPNAFVGLACKVFWPMDDDWYKGSVVGYNVATKQHCVEYNDGDTEVIVLSDERIKFHITYDELLCLNLKCGVPNFEKKGYNELLALAVSLRDYQNCEPGDLIWAKLTGHAMWPAVVMDESNVGARGVLKLARVDQSVLVQFFGTHDFARIRSKYAIPFLNGLLSSLHLKCKQARFYRSLDEAKMYLSTQQLPKNMLQLQKSIGSDECRVKTGDDGIDSCDDTLEDDSLQQTLDCVQMPPIEMGNLRVTSLGNLTKRNDHFHNKKNIXPEGYTAFRKFTSIKDPNLLMSYKMEVLRNPQLKTRPMFRVTTEDGEQIDGSTPSTCWKEIYSRIKETKCNNVHAEVGGREVQKSGSYMFGLSNPQICQLIQELPNSRLCTKYFESCGDLPAGYRAVHINWKDLDRCNVCDMDEEYEDNLFLQCDKCCMMVHARCYGELEPLNGVLWLCNLCRSGAPKSPPRCSLCPISGGAMKPTTDGGWAHLACAIWIPETCLIDVKRMEPIDGISRISKDRWKLLCSICGVSYGACIQCSHHTCRVAYHPLCARAAGLCVEPEDDDQIRLMSLDEDDGQCIRLLSFCKKHRQPSNERPPADESLMKPAKVGSSHTYSSNPSGCARSEPYSYIGRRGQKQPQDLAAASLKRLFVENRPYLVGGYRQNNVGCSSSTNESLHNSGSSDTPQQETGNISSMAEKYRNMKATFRKRLAFGKSRIHGFGVFAKLAHKAGDMVIEYIGELVRPQIADIREKCIYNSLVGAGTYMFRIDDERVIDATRAGSIAHLINHSCEPNCYSRVITVNGDEHIIIFAKRDINQWEELTYDYRFFSLDEELSCYCGFPKCRGVVNDTEAEEQEAKIRVCRSDLDHWRGE comes from the exons ATGGCGCTCGCCATTGGGGGGTTCGTccatgaggaggaggaggtggaccACCCCATGCGTTACCTCCCCCTCGGCCGCGTCTACTCCTCCACCGCCCCCTTCGCGAGCCCCTCCCGATCGTCCAACGCCATCGCCAGGAAGGTCAGGGCGCGGAGGCCCGACGCCGCGCTCGGAGGCAGAGACGGAGATGGAGACGGAGACGGagacggaggcggcggcggcggcggcggcaatggACGGGATGAGGTTAAGGAGGAGGCGGGGGAGGAGAGCGGCTGCGAGAAGGAGCCGTTTGATGTTGATGATTCAGGCCGTGGTGTTGCCGAGAAGCCCATCTTGGTTTATTACCgccggaggaagaagaaggccTGCGTGGAAGTGCCTCCGCGGCCCGGAGGCAGTGGAGATGGGGAGCAGGCTTGCGCCAATTCAGTTGGGGATGATCCGGTTGTGATCAGAAGGAATGTGGCAAATTATGAGCTGCTGAGATTGGGTGCCGGGTCGGGATGCGCAAATGGGGTCAGTTTGCGGAGATTGCGGGGCAGCAGCGAGGTCAAAAGGAACAACATTGCCGGAGTGAAGAGAAAGGAGCGCGGCGTGGTGAAGGGTTCTTTGTGGACGGGGAAGAAATGGGTTGA ATTGGAAATTGAAGGGGCCGATCCTAATGCATTTGTTGGCCTCGCATGCAAG GTTTTCTGGCCAATGGATGATGACTGGTATAAAGGTTCAGTGGTTGGTTACAATGTAGCGACAAAACAGCACTGT GTAGAATACAATGATGGTGATACTGAGGTTATAGTTCTCTCTGATGAGAGgatcaaatttcatattacttATGATGAATTGCTGTgcttaaatttgaaatgtgGTGTCCCCAATTTTGAGAAGAAAGGATATAATGAATTGCTGGCGCTGGCTGTTAGTTTGCGTGACTACCAAAATTGTGAGCCGGGGGATCTTATTTGGGCAAAGCTTACAG GACATGCTATGTGGCCGGCTGTTGTTATGGATGAGTCAAATGTTGGTGCGAGGGGGGTTTTGAAGCTAGCTCGGGTAGATCAATCAGTTCTTGTACAATTTTTTGGAACGCATGATTTTGCAAG GATTAGGTCGAAATATGCAATTCCATTTCTCAACGGTCTGCTTTCCTCTTTGCATTTGAAGTGCAAGCAAGCACGGTTTTATCGAAGCTTAGATGAAGCAAAAAT GTATCTCAGCACACAACAGCTTCCCAAGAACATGCTGCAGCTGCAGAAAAGTATAGGTTCAGATGAATGCAGGGTTAAAACTGGAGATGATGGAATAGACTCTTGTGATGATACATTGGAAGATGATTCATTGCAGCAAACCTTGGATTGTGTGCAAATGCCTCCAATCGAAATGGGGAATCTTCGTGTAACTTCTCTAGGTAATTTGACCAAAAGAAAC GATCATTTTCATAACAAAAAGAACATATGACCTGAAGGTTATACCGCTTTTAGGAAGTTTACATCGATAAAAG ATCCAAATCTTCTAATGTCGTATAAGATGGAAGTTCTAAGAAACCCCCAATTGAAAACTCGGCCTATGTTTAGAGTTACAACAGAAGATGGAGAGCAG ATTGATGGGTCTACTCCAAGTACTTGTTGGAAGGAGATCTATAGTAGAATAAAGGAAACAAAGTGTAACAATGTTCATGCTGAAGTGGGAGGAAGAGAGGTTCAAAAATCTGGCTCTTACATGTTTGGCTTATCAAATCCGCAAATATGCCAACTTATTCAG GAATTGCCTAATTCTAGGTTGTGTACGAAGTACTTTGAGAGTTGTGGAGATCTTCCTGCTGGTTATAGAGCTGTTCATATTAACTGGAAAGATCTGGACAGATGCAATGTCTGTGACATGGATGAG GAGTATGAAGACAATCTATTCCTGCAGTGCGATAAATGCTGCATGATG GTTCATGCTAGATGCTATGGTGAACTTGAACCCTTGAATGGGGTGCTCTGGCTTTGCAACCTGTGTCGGTCTGGGGCACCAAAATCCCCCCCACGATGTTCTCTTTGCCCTATTAGTG GTGGTGCTATGAAACCTACGACTGACGGGGGCTGGGCTCACCTGGCTTGCGCTATTTGGATTCCTG AAACTTGCTTGATAGATGTAAAACGAATGGAGCCCATTGATGGGATAAGCCGAATCAGCAAG GATCGGTGGAAACTTCTATGCAGCATTTGTGGGGTTTCTTATGGGGCTTGCATTCAG TGCTCTCATCATACCTGCCGTGTGGCTTATCATCCTCTCTGTGCGCGTGCTGCTGGTCTTTGTGTTGAG CCAGAAGATGATGACCAAATCCGCCTTATGTCTCTTGATGAAGATGATGGCCAATGTATCCGTCTACTCTCTTTCTGCAAGAAGCATAGGCAGCCGTCTAATGAACGGCCTCCTGCCGATGAGAGCCTCATGAAACCTGCTAAAGTTGGTTCTAGTCATACATATTCGTCAAACCCATCTGGCTGTGCAAGAAGCG AACCTTATAGTTATATCGGGAGGAGGGGTCAGAAGCAACCACAGGATCTGGCTGCTGCATCATTAAAACGTTTGTTTGTCGAGAATAGGCCTTATCTAGTTGGtggctatcggcaaaataacgTTGGCTGTAGTTCTTCTACTAATGAGTCTCTGCATAATAGTGGTTCGTCAGATACTCCACAACAGGAGACAGGGAATATATCTTCCATGGCTGAGAAGTACAGAAACATGAAGGCAACATTTAGGAAGAGACTTGCGTTTG GAAAATCAAGaattcatggatttggtgtttTTGCTAAGCTTGCACACAAGGCAGGTGACATG GTTATTGAATATATAGGCGAACTTGTTAGGCCACAAATAGCAGACATAAGGGAAAAATGCATATACAACTCTTTAGTG GGTGCCGGGACTTATATGTTTAGGATAGACGATGAGCGCGTCATTGATGCTACTAGAGCAGGAAGCATAGCTCATTTGATCAACCACTCGTGCGAA CCTAATTGTTATTCAAGAGTGATAACTGTCAACGGTGATgagcatattattatatttgcgAAACGGGACATTAACCAGTGGGAGGAGTTGACCTATGATTAtag ATTTTTTTCTCTCGATGAAGAGCTTTCATGCTACTGTGGATTCCCGAAATGCCGGGGAGTCGTTAACGATACTGAAGCAGAAGAACAAGAGGCCAAAATTAGGGTGTGTCGAAGTGATTTAGACCATTGGAGAGGCGAATAA